In Gemmatimonadales bacterium, the sequence CCGTCGCCCGCCGCCACGACGACGCCCGCGACCGGCGACCGCACGTTCGTGCCCTCGGTCACGAAGATGTCGAGCGCGCCGTGCGGCCCGTCGGCGCGCGGATTGGAGTAGTTGTCCAGGAGCCGGCCGCGCGCCGCCAGCGGGTAGGCCCACTCATCCAGCGGCATCGCGGCGATCGAGTCGCCGGCGCGCGCGGCGAAGTAGGCGCGCCACGCTTCCTCGAGGGCCCGACGGCGAACCACGCCGGTTTCGATCTCTTCGGTCGTCTTGGGAACGAACAATTCCTCGATCGAACCCGGCATCCGGGCTTCAGTACAGTCGGTATAGAGCCGGATCATCGAGTCGCGCGCAATGAGTATGGTGCTATCCGGCGGCACGGCGGACTGTACATGGGCGAGCAG encodes:
- a CDS encoding M23 family metallopeptidase, yielding MNITFFPILLLAHVQSAVPPDSTILIARDSMIRLYTDCTEARMPGSIEELFVPKTTEEIETGVVRRRALEEAWRAYFAARAGDSIAAMPLDEWAYPLAARGRLLDNYSNPRADGPHGALDIFVTEGTNVRSPVAGVVVAAGDGWRGGYTRRRGFYYEGDGLSRRAGNGLILFDPASGGYFLMAHFRRGVRVLAGDIVRRGQPLGTVGRTGNASYPGRGKHLHIAFKRPGTACGIDGVLVSENPYRQIRAARARRGGRR